The sequence below is a genomic window from Methylocystis sp. IM3.
GCCGCTCCCCCGGCCGACCTCCTTGCGAAGCCGAACCTTCCGGGGCTCGGCGGCGGACTGCTGAGCGGGCTGAACCCGTTCGGAAAGAAAAAGTAACCACGAAAAGCTCAAAGGAACTGACATGTCTCTCAAGATTCGCCTCGCCCGCGGCGGCGCCAAGAAGCGCCCCTTCTATCGCGTCGTCGTCGCCGACTCGCGCTCGCCCCGCGACGGCCGCTACATCGAGAAGCTCGGCACCTTCGACCCGCTGAAGGCCAAGGACGCCGCCGACCGCGTGGTGCTCGACGCCGAAAAGGCCAAGGACTGGCTCGCCAAGGGCGCCCAGCCGACCGACCGCGTCGCCCGCCTGCTCGACGCCGCCGGCCTGATGAAGCGCGAGACGCGCAACAATCCGGAAAAGGCCAAGCCAAAGAAGAAGGCGCAGGAGCGCGCCGCCGCCGCCGCCGAAGCGGCCGCCGCTGCGGAGTAAGTTCCGCAAGCACGCTCTCCACCCTCCCCCTTGCGGGGAGGGTGGCCCCGCGAAGCGGGGTCGGGTGGGGGGCTGCTGGCATAAAGGCCTTCGAGGTCCCGCCGTCCGGGCGGCCCCCACACGG
It includes:
- the rpsP gene encoding 30S ribosomal protein S16; translation: MSLKIRLARGGAKKRPFYRVVVADSRSPRDGRYIEKLGTFDPLKAKDAADRVVLDAEKAKDWLAKGAQPTDRVARLLDAAGLMKRETRNNPEKAKPKKKAQERAAAAAEAAAAAE